From Solwaraspora sp. WMMD1047, the proteins below share one genomic window:
- a CDS encoding aminoglycoside phosphotransferase family protein — MSDELRIEADDELVRRLLRSQAPQLAELPLKRLMTAGVNNTIYRLGDELTVRLPQTAWCADHIRKEQRWLPALGEHLTLRIPTLVHACRPGDDFPWHWSVYTWLDGDEAVRTPATDEHVTARQLATLVGELQQIPITGGPLSGEHSGMRGLPLAVRDPVVRQALANITSFDTAAATAAWEAAVKTPDWPGRLVWSHGDLHPGNVLVDNGVLSAVIDWEMLSVGDPALDLSGAWMLLTAAGRATFRHCLTVDDDTWARGRGWALCIGVIAAAYYHDSNPVLAGFSRRAAQDAVDDFLRNG, encoded by the coding sequence ATGTCCGATGAACTGCGGATCGAGGCGGACGACGAGCTGGTACGGCGGCTCCTGCGGTCCCAGGCGCCACAGCTCGCCGAGCTGCCGCTCAAGCGCCTCATGACCGCGGGTGTCAACAACACCATCTACCGGCTCGGCGACGAGCTCACCGTACGGCTGCCGCAGACCGCATGGTGCGCCGACCACATCCGCAAGGAGCAGCGTTGGCTGCCCGCGCTCGGCGAACACCTGACCCTGCGTATCCCGACCCTGGTGCACGCCTGCCGGCCGGGAGACGACTTTCCCTGGCACTGGTCGGTCTACACCTGGTTGGATGGTGACGAGGCCGTTCGCACGCCGGCGACCGACGAGCACGTGACGGCACGCCAACTGGCGACGCTCGTCGGGGAACTGCAGCAGATCCCGATCACCGGTGGGCCGCTGTCCGGGGAGCACAGCGGAATGCGGGGCCTGCCGCTGGCGGTGCGGGACCCGGTGGTCCGGCAGGCGCTGGCGAACATCACGTCGTTCGACACCGCGGCCGCCACCGCGGCATGGGAGGCCGCGGTCAAGACTCCGGACTGGCCGGGTCGGTTGGTGTGGTCACACGGCGACCTGCACCCAGGGAACGTGCTGGTGGACAACGGCGTGCTGAGTGCGGTTATCGACTGGGAGATGCTCAGCGTGGGCGACCCCGCACTGGACCTGTCCGGGGCGTGGATGCTGTTGACGGCAGCCGGACGGGCGACCTTCCGGCACTGCCTGACGGTCGATGACGACACGTGGGCACGCGGACGGGGCTGGGCACTGTGCATCGGCGTGATCGCCGCCGCCTACTACCACGACAGCAATCCCGTGCTCGCCGGATTCAGCCGCCGTGCGGCGCAGGACGCCGTCGACGACTTCCTGCGCAACGGGTGA
- a CDS encoding class I SAM-dependent methyltransferase → MSVTLVDSYLGVEAQRIYYDFRARTAAFDLIREAVPVTYALHAGSDAGRLVGDSLARLEACGSVEEVDAVFADCRAKWDEAGFGARLTSDKEGAWHRSLLVAGLDRAHGHVVDMGNHNNGFGDYLLRVNPAVKRVAGVDHRNDPNVLTGERLDFLLQDDVTKVPLDDDSADTVAFRVALHHWTKPVQEALLAEAGRIVRPGGQILIVEDSWADRPGLTDNALTQQYRSLSEEDKVAALALIDVSSCLMKAETVAYPMSYRSAAEWESLLTALGATSIESTYWGFTMFTVYGAPMLVIRATMA, encoded by the coding sequence GTGTCTGTCACGCTCGTCGATTCCTACCTCGGTGTCGAAGCGCAGCGGATCTACTACGACTTCCGTGCGCGTACGGCCGCGTTCGACCTGATCCGGGAGGCGGTGCCGGTGACCTATGCCCTGCATGCCGGCTCGGACGCCGGCCGCCTGGTCGGCGACAGCCTGGCCCGGCTAGAGGCGTGCGGCAGTGTCGAGGAAGTCGACGCCGTCTTCGCGGACTGCCGCGCGAAATGGGATGAAGCCGGGTTCGGTGCGCGTCTGACCAGCGACAAGGAGGGCGCCTGGCATCGGAGCCTGCTGGTCGCCGGCCTCGACCGGGCGCACGGCCACGTCGTGGACATGGGCAACCACAACAACGGGTTCGGCGACTACCTGCTACGCGTGAACCCTGCTGTCAAGCGCGTCGCAGGAGTCGATCACCGTAACGATCCGAACGTCCTCACCGGCGAGCGCCTCGACTTCCTCCTGCAGGACGACGTGACCAAGGTCCCGCTGGACGACGACAGCGCCGACACCGTGGCCTTCCGCGTGGCTCTGCACCACTGGACCAAACCCGTGCAGGAAGCGCTGCTCGCCGAGGCGGGTCGCATCGTGCGCCCGGGGGGACAGATCCTCATCGTCGAGGACTCGTGGGCCGACCGGCCCGGCCTGACCGACAACGCCCTGACCCAGCAGTACCGGAGCCTGAGCGAAGAGGACAAGGTCGCCGCCCTCGCGCTGATCGACGTCTCGTCCTGCCTCATGAAGGCCGAGACGGTCGCCTATCCCATGTCGTACCGGTCGGCGGCCGAGTGGGAGTCCCTGCTCACCGCCCTCGGCGCCACCTCGATCGAGTCGACGTACTGGGGCTTCACGATGTTCACCGTGTACGGCGCGCCGATGCTCGTCATCCGCGCGACGATGGCCTGA
- a CDS encoding class I SAM-dependent methyltransferase — protein MNVSYSDLVTEMYEISQPISHSVGDVEYYSARLADADGPILEAACGTGRVLIPLAAAGHTVAGVDNSAAMIAACERNCREHGVRAELFTASMTEFVREEAYAAIIVPRGSIRAVKGREATLDALRCFHRSLAPQGTLLLDLSPPNVATELGALDYWSAGSIAWTRQDVRIDYDPVANFSTKLTRYEKWVDGALVATELRRFFLQHWNVHEFTEVLREAGFGDIEVSADYRPEPPRPDSRRWVYRAVRA, from the coding sequence ATGAACGTGAGTTACTCCGACCTGGTCACCGAGATGTATGAAATCTCTCAGCCGATCAGTCACAGCGTCGGCGACGTCGAATACTACAGCGCTCGCCTGGCCGATGCGGACGGTCCGATCCTGGAGGCGGCCTGCGGCACCGGCCGCGTCCTCATCCCTCTCGCCGCGGCCGGCCACACGGTGGCCGGTGTGGACAACTCCGCGGCGATGATCGCCGCCTGCGAACGGAACTGCCGCGAGCACGGTGTGCGGGCGGAGCTGTTCACCGCGAGCATGACCGAGTTCGTGCGCGAGGAGGCGTACGCGGCGATCATCGTTCCGCGGGGGTCGATCCGCGCGGTCAAGGGCCGCGAGGCGACGCTGGACGCGCTGCGCTGCTTTCACCGGTCGCTGGCTCCGCAGGGCACCCTCCTGCTCGACCTCAGCCCGCCCAACGTGGCGACCGAGCTCGGTGCGTTGGACTACTGGAGCGCGGGGTCGATCGCGTGGACTCGTCAGGACGTCCGCATCGACTACGACCCGGTCGCCAACTTCTCCACCAAGCTGACCCGTTACGAGAAGTGGGTCGACGGTGCGCTGGTCGCGACGGAACTGCGCCGGTTCTTCCTGCAGCACTGGAACGTGCACGAGTTCACCGAGGTGCTGCGGGAGGCGGGCTTCGGCGACATCGAGGTGAGCGCCGACTACCGCCCCGAACCTCCGCGCCCCGACAGCCGACGCTGGGTCTATCGAGCCGTCCGGGCGTGA
- a CDS encoding aminoglycoside phosphotransferase family protein, with protein MPDGTDLDSLAAAYRPYTRPCPRLRQGFLLNDIDIPDLGPRPERVSIDAEQVKRLVADQFPEWAALPVVPVENGGWDNFTFHLGDTMLLRLPSAQQYALAVDKEHRWLPVLARSLPRPIPVPLAKGEPAADYPFAWSVYEWIEGRPASFETVADPIGLAEDLADFVGALQRVDATAGPQPGIHNWFRGATLLTYDETARDALADLRGHIDGELALEIWQQALDAKWDGVDVWFHGDLAQGNLLLEEGRLSAVIDFGTCGVGDPACDLAIAWTLLTAEGRQVFRERLAVDDALWSRGRGWALWKTLVSCANSVGASDAHAVNSRRVLDEIFAEYGAR; from the coding sequence GTGCCTGATGGCACCGATCTGGATTCACTCGCGGCAGCCTATCGTCCGTATACCCGGCCATGTCCCCGACTCAGACAAGGGTTCCTCTTGAACGACATCGACATCCCCGACCTCGGTCCCAGGCCGGAGCGCGTCTCGATCGACGCCGAACAGGTCAAGCGCCTTGTTGCCGATCAGTTCCCCGAGTGGGCCGCCCTCCCCGTCGTGCCGGTGGAGAACGGTGGTTGGGACAACTTCACCTTCCACCTCGGCGACACGATGCTGCTTCGGCTGCCCAGCGCGCAGCAGTACGCCCTGGCCGTCGACAAGGAGCACCGGTGGCTCCCGGTGCTGGCCCGGTCTCTGCCGCGCCCGATCCCCGTTCCGCTCGCCAAGGGCGAGCCGGCAGCGGACTACCCGTTCGCCTGGTCGGTCTACGAGTGGATCGAGGGTCGGCCCGCGAGCTTCGAGACGGTGGCTGATCCGATCGGTCTCGCGGAGGACCTGGCCGACTTCGTCGGTGCGTTGCAGCGCGTCGACGCGACCGCAGGACCGCAGCCGGGAATTCACAACTGGTTCCGCGGCGCGACCCTTCTCACCTACGACGAGACGGCGCGCGACGCGCTGGCGGACCTGCGCGGCCACATCGACGGCGAGCTGGCACTCGAGATCTGGCAGCAGGCGTTGGACGCGAAGTGGGACGGCGTCGACGTCTGGTTCCACGGCGACCTGGCGCAGGGCAACCTGCTGCTCGAGGAGGGCAGGCTGTCAGCCGTCATCGACTTCGGCACCTGCGGCGTCGGCGACCCCGCGTGTGACCTGGCGATCGCGTGGACGCTGCTGACCGCCGAAGGTCGCCAGGTCTTCCGGGAGCGGTTGGCCGTCGACGACGCGCTGTGGTCGCGCGGCCGCGGCTGGGCGTTGTGGAAGACGCTGGTGTCCTGCGCCAACAGTGTGGGCGCGTCGGACGCCCATGCCGTGAACTCGCGTCGGGTGCTCGACGAGATCTTCGCCGAGTACGGTGCGCGCTGA
- a CDS encoding ATP-grasp domain-containing protein, whose translation MTTSADQPAATPRIAVIAGAPMLVGAARALGIETVFVHDTFKPTPSVAAEADLAIAVDLADFDALHAALAPLHAERPFARVMSLTELGLLPAAAAGERLQVPGNSVHTVGLLRDKRRMREVLNAHGVSPVRVAAPANHAELGSFCRMVGGPVIVKPAEGTGSDAVIRVATADHAADAWRAFEAAGGVNPIAEEYLDGPEVSVETFSHEGRHALLAVTDKLVSASFVEVGHTQPSALPASVLAEVDALVRAALDVIKLIEGPAHTEIRITAQGPRIIESHNRLGGDKISELLRRVYGLDMLALTAGCPLGLLPPPDDAPVARGGAAIRFLMPPAGTVRRIVVPDIAGTTADIHLKVAVGDAVSPGQTTDDRAGYVMVDGVDAADAAAACEDLAARVLIETGR comes from the coding sequence GTGACGACATCCGCCGACCAGCCCGCCGCGACACCGCGGATCGCCGTGATCGCGGGCGCGCCCATGTTGGTGGGCGCGGCGCGTGCCCTCGGCATCGAGACGGTGTTCGTCCATGACACGTTCAAGCCGACGCCGTCGGTGGCCGCCGAGGCCGACCTGGCGATCGCGGTGGACCTGGCGGACTTCGACGCGCTGCACGCGGCGCTGGCCCCCCTGCACGCCGAGCGCCCCTTCGCCCGGGTGATGTCGCTGACCGAGCTCGGTCTGCTGCCCGCGGCCGCGGCCGGCGAGCGGCTCCAGGTGCCGGGCAATTCGGTGCACACGGTGGGCCTGTTGCGCGACAAGCGGCGTATGCGAGAGGTCCTGAACGCGCACGGCGTCAGCCCTGTCCGGGTCGCCGCGCCGGCTAACCATGCCGAGCTCGGCTCGTTCTGCCGGATGGTCGGCGGGCCGGTCATCGTGAAACCCGCGGAGGGCACCGGCAGCGATGCGGTGATCCGCGTGGCGACGGCCGACCATGCCGCGGACGCGTGGCGTGCGTTCGAGGCGGCAGGCGGTGTAAACCCGATCGCCGAGGAGTACCTCGACGGGCCTGAGGTAAGCGTCGAGACCTTCTCCCACGAGGGCAGGCACGCCCTGCTCGCCGTGACCGACAAGCTGGTGAGCGCGTCGTTCGTGGAGGTCGGCCACACGCAGCCCAGCGCCCTGCCCGCATCCGTTCTGGCGGAGGTCGACGCGCTCGTGCGCGCGGCCCTCGACGTGATCAAGTTGATCGAGGGACCTGCCCATACGGAGATCAGGATCACCGCTCAGGGTCCACGCATCATCGAGTCGCACAACCGCCTCGGCGGTGACAAGATCAGCGAACTGCTGCGGCGGGTCTACGGACTGGACATGCTGGCGCTCACCGCGGGCTGCCCACTCGGTCTGCTGCCGCCGCCCGACGACGCGCCGGTCGCCCGGGGTGGTGCCGCCATCCGCTTCCTCATGCCGCCGGCCGGAACGGTCCGTCGCATCGTCGTCCCGGACATCGCCGGCACGACGGCGGACATTCACCTCAAGGTCGCGGTCGGCGATGCCGTCAGTCCGGGTCAGACCACGGACGACCGAGCTGGTTACGTCATGGTCGACGGCGTGGACGCCGCCGATGCAGCGGCCGCCTGCGAGGATCTGGCCGCTCGGGTGCTGATCGAGACGGGCCGGTGA
- a CDS encoding aminotransferase class III-fold pyridoxal phosphate-dependent enzyme, which translates to MGILSKSDHRARAADQSRAVAMDHPVIRPWSPIVESPGRVMADRALGERLWDADGTEYIDASSLNAACGYGRLEIVAAASDQMARMQGVDLSMHDHDVAARLARRLSAHLPAELSRILFTNSGSEGIEAACFVAASYHAHLGRPRTRVVTFARGYHGSTTLARSLSQLGPTAHWFNDPIRVTPVTIPGTDRDARDPATSPLLLAAFAEAITQDPADAPMAVLVEPLINVGGGVVLPPGFLRGLRKLCDEHGVLLIIDEVFTGIGRTGRMFGFQHEEITPDIVVSSKGLSGGYAPIAAVAIQDYVYQTFVDDPFFGGVRYGHTTSGHPVACAASIAVLDVIEKDGLVDNARRMGTRLLDGLASSIDRSVVRDVRGLGMLVILEMDGDDSAAALAEGARKQRLLVRQQGPIVMVVPPLTADADVIDDIVSRMRSALDGVDG; encoded by the coding sequence ATGGGAATCTTGAGCAAGTCGGATCATCGTGCGAGGGCTGCTGACCAGTCAAGAGCCGTCGCGATGGACCATCCCGTCATTCGTCCCTGGTCGCCCATTGTGGAGTCACCGGGCCGTGTCATGGCCGACCGGGCCCTCGGCGAGCGCCTGTGGGACGCCGACGGCACGGAGTACATCGACGCGTCCTCGCTGAACGCCGCGTGCGGGTACGGGCGGTTGGAGATCGTCGCAGCCGCCAGCGACCAGATGGCCCGTATGCAGGGCGTCGACCTGTCCATGCACGATCACGACGTTGCCGCGCGGCTCGCGCGACGGCTGTCGGCACACCTGCCGGCCGAACTCTCGCGCATCCTGTTCACCAACAGCGGCAGTGAGGGCATCGAGGCGGCCTGCTTCGTCGCCGCCTCCTACCACGCCCACCTCGGCCGGCCCCGGACGCGGGTGGTGACGTTCGCCCGTGGCTACCACGGCTCCACCACCTTGGCGCGCAGTCTGTCCCAGCTCGGGCCGACCGCCCACTGGTTCAACGACCCGATCCGGGTCACCCCGGTGACCATCCCCGGAACCGACCGGGACGCCCGTGACCCCGCGACCAGCCCGCTGCTGCTCGCCGCGTTCGCCGAGGCCATCACCCAGGATCCAGCCGACGCGCCGATGGCCGTGCTCGTCGAGCCACTGATCAATGTCGGGGGAGGGGTGGTGCTGCCGCCGGGCTTCCTGCGCGGCTTGCGGAAGTTGTGCGACGAGCACGGCGTCCTGCTGATCATCGACGAGGTATTCACCGGGATCGGCCGCACCGGGCGCATGTTCGGGTTCCAGCACGAGGAGATCACGCCCGACATCGTGGTCAGCAGCAAGGGACTCAGCGGCGGCTACGCTCCCATCGCGGCGGTGGCGATCCAGGACTACGTGTACCAGACTTTCGTCGACGACCCCTTCTTCGGCGGCGTGCGGTACGGACACACGACGAGTGGTCACCCCGTGGCGTGTGCGGCGAGTATCGCGGTGTTGGACGTCATCGAGAAGGACGGTCTGGTCGACAACGCCCGCCGCATGGGGACCCGCCTGTTGGACGGGCTTGCCTCGTCGATCGACCGCTCTGTCGTGCGAGACGTCCGCGGCCTGGGCATGCTTGTCATCCTCGAGATGGACGGCGACGACAGCGCGGCCGCGCTGGCGGAGGGCGCCCGAAAGCAGCGACTGTTGGTGCGCCAGCAAGGGCCGATCGTGATGGTCGTTCCGCCGCTGACCGCCGACGCCGACGTCATCGACGACATCGTCAGCCGTATGCGCTCGGCGCTGGACGGCGTCGATGGCTGA
- a CDS encoding TauD/TfdA family dioxygenase — protein sequence MSTGLSLQELSTAAAGVITSFAAIPDRPVTVAQASDLDSTTAREIVQRYEQNGFCVVELVCDPPVPATLVALGASLRLGDPFIPPLYTMGASKPAPFSRISAAQNSGTVDADHPSFGRADCQRLHTDGTLQDIGFVKAGMLVCECAAAEGGLTTLFNTSAAFVELLARDPAAAVAMTTPGTLVRTANINGCTDENRGPIVSVVDGALVSRYSVTDTDSWAVPDEVNEDDLWRGIKFLAEASAPGSAHYTEFKVATGQAIMFDNTRISHGRTAYRDAPDQRRCMYRGLFLRHPSVP from the coding sequence ATGTCGACTGGCCTGAGCCTGCAAGAACTGTCAACCGCCGCCGCCGGAGTGATCACGTCTTTCGCCGCGATCCCGGACCGACCCGTCACCGTCGCGCAGGCATCCGACCTCGACTCGACGACCGCACGCGAGATCGTCCAGCGCTATGAACAGAACGGCTTCTGTGTCGTCGAACTGGTCTGCGACCCACCGGTGCCGGCCACGCTGGTGGCCCTGGGGGCATCGCTGCGTCTCGGCGATCCGTTCATCCCGCCGCTGTACACGATGGGCGCCAGCAAGCCCGCCCCGTTCTCCCGCATCTCCGCGGCACAGAACTCCGGCACCGTCGACGCCGACCATCCTTCCTTCGGCCGAGCCGACTGCCAGCGGCTGCATACCGACGGCACGCTGCAGGACATCGGATTCGTCAAGGCCGGGATGCTCGTCTGCGAGTGCGCCGCCGCCGAGGGTGGTCTGACGACACTGTTCAACACCTCCGCGGCCTTCGTGGAACTCCTGGCGCGGGACCCGGCTGCGGCCGTCGCGATGACCACACCAGGCACGCTCGTCCGCACGGCCAACATCAACGGATGCACCGATGAGAACCGCGGCCCGATCGTGTCCGTCGTCGACGGAGCCCTCGTCTCCCGGTACAGCGTGACGGACACCGACTCGTGGGCCGTGCCGGACGAGGTGAACGAGGACGACCTGTGGCGCGGAATCAAATTCCTCGCCGAGGCCAGCGCACCGGGCAGTGCCCACTATACGGAGTTCAAGGTGGCGACCGGGCAGGCGATCATGTTCGACAACACCAGGATCTCCCACGGCCGCACCGCCTACCGGGACGCCCCCGACCAGCGCCGCTGCATGTACCGGGGCCTGTTCCTCCGGCACCCGTCGGTCCCATGA
- a CDS encoding ATP-grasp domain-containing protein — translation MTVVVTKKQVLLLNSDRPEVLRVLRARTDVDLRVMTRPANADVYDGHRLALVDNFADLTQVQAAAYELAAYGPVDHVIAATEKSVIAAGLVRSLLGVPGPGFDQSLWSAHKRAMKDRLRAAGLPVTAYAQVATLDEVPRAALRTGWPVVVKPVLGTGSNYTYHIHTLDEFAERHRDGAFADLAGLRLPIQVEKAVRFTQEYHCDGVVQDGEVTLAAVSRYFIPPLQTSPYADAGCVVDQTEPFSLEVLDLHRRVAAALGIEAGVTHLEVFRTPSGPVVGEVAIRPGGMGIARMVLHALGVDLWEELVRVSLGEPAAPPVRQPHPQTIGRTRLPARDGLLERVSVVPGVIEVLDPEECASPGCLEVYLTVADEAAADAFIARLHRMAEWSGEDVDASADPARAECAQPLVSDRRSSR, via the coding sequence GTGACGGTGGTGGTGACCAAGAAGCAGGTGCTGCTGCTCAACTCGGATCGACCCGAGGTCCTGCGCGTGCTGCGCGCCCGCACCGATGTGGACCTGCGCGTCATGACACGACCCGCGAATGCCGACGTCTACGACGGCCATCGACTGGCGCTTGTCGACAACTTCGCGGACCTGACACAGGTCCAGGCGGCAGCCTATGAGCTGGCCGCATACGGACCCGTCGACCACGTGATCGCCGCCACGGAGAAGAGCGTGATCGCCGCGGGCCTGGTCCGTTCCCTGCTCGGCGTCCCGGGACCGGGATTCGACCAGTCCCTGTGGAGCGCGCACAAGCGGGCGATGAAGGACAGGCTGCGGGCCGCGGGTCTGCCCGTCACCGCGTACGCCCAGGTCGCCACCCTCGACGAAGTGCCCCGAGCGGCCCTGCGGACCGGATGGCCCGTCGTCGTCAAGCCCGTTCTCGGCACCGGCTCCAACTACACCTACCACATCCACACCCTCGACGAATTCGCCGAGCGGCACCGCGACGGCGCCTTCGCCGATCTCGCGGGACTGCGGCTGCCGATCCAGGTCGAGAAAGCGGTGCGGTTCACCCAGGAGTACCACTGCGACGGTGTCGTGCAGGACGGCGAGGTGACGCTGGCGGCAGTGTCCCGCTACTTCATCCCACCGCTGCAGACCTCGCCCTACGCGGACGCCGGATGCGTCGTGGACCAGACCGAGCCGTTCTCGCTGGAGGTCCTCGACCTGCACCGGCGCGTGGCCGCGGCGCTCGGCATCGAGGCGGGGGTGACGCACCTGGAGGTGTTCCGCACCCCGTCAGGGCCGGTGGTCGGCGAGGTGGCCATCAGGCCCGGCGGCATGGGCATCGCCCGGATGGTGTTGCACGCCCTGGGGGTGGACCTGTGGGAGGAGCTCGTCCGAGTCTCGCTCGGGGAGCCTGCGGCACCGCCGGTCCGACAGCCGCACCCGCAGACGATCGGACGCACCCGGCTACCCGCGCGGGACGGTCTGCTGGAGCGCGTGTCGGTCGTCCCCGGCGTCATCGAGGTCCTGGACCCCGAGGAGTGTGCCAGCCCCGGATGCCTCGAGGTGTACCTCACGGTCGCCGACGAGGCTGCGGCCGATGCGTTCATCGCCAGGTTGCACCGGATGGCGGAGTGGTCCGGCGAGGACGTCGACGCCTCGGCCGATCCAGCTCGCGCCGAGTGCGCGCAACCGCTCGTCTCGGACCGAAGGAGTTCCCGGTGA
- a CDS encoding inositol monophosphatase family protein, whose product MTYLSLPDFDELRALAEAAAASAGRVIGEHLGDRRTLHLKSSPSDPVTELDKRSEAEILWLLDRSRPDDGILSEESPRKPSVSGVRWVVDALDGTVNHLYGIAHCAVSIAAEVDDGHGWTAVAGVVHDQIRAETFSASRGGGAALNGRPLRVNEPVPLSQALVATEFSYAAASRSRQVEVLRRVLPGARDIRCTGSSALDLCWTAAGRFDAFYEDELQRWDWAAGRLILEEAGGRTAHLGTGVLGAGPALYHELAPILGIA is encoded by the coding sequence ATGACCTATCTCAGCTTGCCAGACTTCGACGAATTGCGTGCGCTCGCCGAGGCGGCTGCCGCGTCGGCCGGCAGGGTCATCGGCGAGCACCTCGGCGACCGGCGGACGCTGCATCTGAAGTCCTCTCCGTCCGATCCGGTGACCGAGCTGGACAAACGCAGTGAGGCAGAGATTCTGTGGTTGCTCGACCGCAGCCGGCCGGATGACGGCATCCTGTCTGAGGAGAGTCCGCGCAAGCCGTCGGTGAGCGGGGTCCGCTGGGTTGTCGACGCTCTGGACGGCACCGTGAACCACCTCTACGGGATCGCGCACTGCGCTGTGAGCATCGCGGCCGAGGTCGATGATGGACACGGCTGGACGGCGGTCGCCGGGGTGGTGCACGACCAGATCCGGGCGGAGACCTTCTCCGCGTCCCGTGGTGGCGGTGCCGCGCTCAACGGACGACCACTGCGGGTCAACGAACCGGTGCCGCTCTCGCAGGCTCTCGTCGCCACCGAGTTCTCCTATGCGGCGGCGTCGCGCAGTCGGCAGGTGGAGGTGCTGCGACGGGTGCTTCCAGGCGCACGTGACATCCGGTGCACCGGTAGTTCCGCCCTCGACCTGTGCTGGACGGCGGCCGGCCGCTTCGACGCGTTCTACGAGGACGAGTTGCAGCGGTGGGACTGGGCGGCCGGCCGGTTGATCCTGGAGGAGGCAGGCGGCCGCACGGCCCACCTCGGCACCGGCGTCCTGGGGGCAGGCCCGGCTCTGTACCACGAGCTGGCCCCGATTCTCGGCATCGCCTGA
- a CDS encoding thymidine phosphorylase — MAEMSGDHTGTEQARASSRIQASIVAKRQGAQLPAADIRGVVDDYVNGRVPDHQMAAWLATIACRGLDLAELTELTDAYVSGGERLHLGRLGRVVLDKHSTGGVGDKVSLVVAPIVAACGVAVVKMSGRGLGHAGGTIDKLEAIPGIRLDLGPDDIYALVERVGMTIVSQSPALAPGDGATYALRDVTGTVESIPLIAASIVSKKVAVGASGLVLDVKTGAGALIPDRSEAGLLAETMLRLARQFGLTCGAVLSDMSQPLGRAVGNALEIKETLSFLRGEQVPGLWEACSVLARLLLQSADPALCDADADARIAKAVAGGAAHERFLEWASAQGADRRVLERPELLPGAKHVVPIIADRAGWVSDVAPRAVGMASVHVGAGRLAHRAPLDHGSGVWVNSHVGSRVEAGQTLAELHYNGGDHDLAVDLLTRAFTISDEPVQAPQMIHQIYPSHGPVD; from the coding sequence ATGGCTGAGATGAGCGGCGATCATACGGGGACCGAGCAGGCGCGGGCCTCGTCCCGGATCCAGGCTTCCATCGTCGCCAAGCGGCAGGGCGCACAACTGCCGGCCGCGGACATCCGCGGCGTGGTGGACGATTATGTCAACGGCCGGGTCCCGGACCATCAGATGGCGGCCTGGCTGGCCACCATCGCGTGCCGCGGCTTGGACCTGGCCGAGCTCACGGAACTCACCGACGCCTATGTCAGCGGTGGGGAGCGGTTGCACCTCGGCCGGCTGGGCCGTGTGGTCCTCGACAAGCACAGCACCGGTGGCGTCGGTGACAAGGTCAGCCTGGTGGTGGCGCCGATCGTCGCCGCATGCGGTGTGGCCGTGGTGAAGATGAGCGGACGCGGGCTGGGTCACGCCGGCGGCACGATCGACAAGCTCGAAGCGATCCCGGGCATCCGCTTGGACCTGGGACCGGACGACATCTACGCGCTTGTCGAGCGAGTGGGGATGACCATCGTCAGCCAGAGTCCGGCGCTGGCGCCCGGCGACGGTGCCACCTACGCCTTGCGCGACGTCACCGGCACCGTGGAGAGCATTCCCCTGATCGCCGCGAGCATCGTGAGCAAGAAGGTGGCCGTCGGGGCCAGCGGGCTCGTGCTGGATGTCAAGACCGGCGCCGGAGCACTCATCCCGGACCGATCCGAAGCCGGGCTGTTGGCGGAGACGATGCTGCGGCTCGCGAGGCAGTTCGGGCTGACCTGCGGGGCGGTGCTCAGTGACATGAGCCAGCCGCTGGGGCGGGCGGTGGGCAACGCGCTCGAGATCAAGGAAACGTTGTCCTTCTTGCGGGGCGAGCAGGTCCCCGGGTTGTGGGAAGCCTGCTCGGTGCTGGCTCGGCTCCTGCTGCAGAGCGCGGATCCCGCGCTCTGCGACGCGGACGCGGATGCCCGCATCGCGAAGGCGGTCGCCGGCGGCGCGGCTCACGAGCGATTCCTGGAGTGGGCATCGGCGCAGGGCGCCGATCGCCGGGTTCTTGAGCGACCGGAACTGCTGCCGGGCGCCAAGCACGTGGTGCCCATCATCGCCGACCGCGCGGGCTGGGTCAGCGATGTCGCCCCGCGCGCCGTTGGTATGGCCTCCGTCCACGTCGGGGCTGGTCGTCTCGCGCATCGGGCACCGCTCGACCACGGGTCTGGCGTGTGGGTGAACTCGCACGTCGGCAGCCGGGTCGAGGCAGGCCAGACACTGGCCGAGTTGCACTACAACGGTGGCGATCACGATTTGGCCGTGGATCTGCTGACCCGGGCCTTCACGATCAGTGACGAGCCTGTGCAGGCACCACAAATGATCCACCAGATCTACCCGTCACACGGTCCGGTCGACTAG